A section of the Alkalihalobacillus sp. LMS39 genome encodes:
- a CDS encoding 3'-5' exonuclease — translation MKLTYISNEDYTLEDLYLQDIQNQKYCIFDFEATGIKYKDEYITQIGAVMFEDGQILEGKTFNSYVRSPKPIPEKVEQFTGVNNEMIKNAPDISEIYPEFLKFIGDAVLVTHAGYEFDLPLLKKECDNNNLKMLNNVTLDTKALFSYLHPEINEIIWTDFLIKFYEINDDDIKRHDALDDSIVISRIFKKILTEFEKRNIRDLDINKPINVKRFKIKPL, via the coding sequence ATGAAGTTAACTTATATTTCTAATGAGGATTATACATTAGAAGATTTATATTTACAGGACATACAAAATCAAAAATATTGTATTTTTGATTTTGAGGCAACAGGAATTAAGTACAAGGATGAATATATTACTCAGATTGGCGCAGTTATGTTTGAGGACGGACAAATTTTAGAAGGGAAAACGTTTAATTCATATGTTCGTTCTCCAAAACCAATACCTGAGAAAGTAGAACAATTTACAGGTGTTAACAACGAAATGATTAAAAATGCTCCAGACATTAGTGAGATTTATCCTGAATTCCTAAAGTTTATTGGAGATGCTGTTTTAGTTACACATGCTGGTTATGAATTTGACTTACCATTACTAAAAAAAGAATGCGATAATAACAATCTAAAGATGTTAAATAATGTAACTTTAGATACTAAGGCTTTATTTTCTTACTTACATCCTGAAATTAATGAGATTATTTGGACTGACTTCTTAATTAAATTCTATGAGATTAATGATGATGACATAAAGAGGCATGATGCATTGGATGATAGTATCGTTATTAGCAGGATTTTTAAGAAGATATTAACTGAATTTGAAAAACGTAATATAAGAGATTTAGACATTAATAAACCTATAAATGTGAAGAGGTTTAAAATTAAACCTTTGTAA
- a CDS encoding class I SAM-dependent methyltransferase, with amino-acid sequence MDLGKTVIEYGKYRHGYPKQLLERLKTFNIGIKGEKIIDIGTANGLFARDIARNGSEVVGIDLSPRLIEQAKQMNVSDKLPIEYIVGNVEKLPFKNDTVEVVTAVHCWHWFNKQKVAAEVNRVLNPNGKLAVINYDWLPQTDISCYTDELIREFNPNSTSKDKIGLYPEWIEESI; translated from the coding sequence GTGGATTTAGGGAAGACCGTTATAGAATATGGAAAATACAGACATGGCTATCCGAAACAATTATTAGAACGTTTAAAGACCTTTAATATAGGAATAAAAGGGGAAAAAATAATTGATATAGGAACAGCGAATGGATTATTTGCTCGAGATATAGCTAGAAATGGCAGCGAGGTAGTTGGAATCGACTTATCACCTAGACTAATAGAACAAGCAAAACAAATGAATGTCTCAGATAAGTTACCGATTGAGTACATAGTAGGGAATGTGGAAAAACTACCTTTTAAAAATGATACAGTTGAAGTTGTCACAGCTGTTCACTGTTGGCATTGGTTTAATAAACAAAAGGTAGCAGCCGAAGTGAATAGGGTACTAAACCCAAATGGGAAATTAGCTGTCATTAATTATGATTGGCTACCTCAAACTGATATTTCATGTTATACAGATGAACTAATTCGAGAATTTAATCCGAATTCAACAAGTAAAGATAAGATAGGGTTGTATCCTGAGTGGATAGAAGAGTCCATTTAA